Proteins encoded in a region of the Streptomyces sp. NBC_01471 genome:
- the rpsT gene encoding 30S ribosomal protein S20 — MANIKSQIKRNKTNEKARLRNKAVKSSLKTAIRKSREAAAAGDVEKATAAARLASQQLDKAVSKGVIHKNSAANKKSAIAKRVAGLSA; from the coding sequence GTGGCGAACATCAAGTCCCAGATCAAGCGGAACAAGACCAACGAGAAGGCGCGCCTGCGCAACAAGGCCGTCAAGTCGTCGCTCAAGACCGCGATCCGCAAGTCCCGTGAGGCCGCTGCCGCGGGCGACGTCGAGAAGGCCACCGCGGCCGCTCGGCTGGCCTCGCAGCAGCTCGACAAGGCCGTCAGCAAGGGCGTCATCCACAAGAACTCCGCGGCCAACAAGAAGTCGGCGATCGCCAAGCGCGTTGCCGGCCTCTCCGCCTGA
- a CDS encoding DegV family protein, with protein sequence MSRHVAIVTDSTAYLPQQTLARHNITAVPLTVVLGDRALEDGTETSARALALALQKRRSVTTSRPSPEVFATAYRAAADAGASEIVSLHLSSEFSGTYDAAVLAARDAPVPVRVVDTGMVAMALGFCALSAAETAGSGGTLDEAVAAAEKCAGGMSAYFYVDTLDYLRRGGRIGAAQALLGSALAVKPLLQLDGGRIEMLEKVRTATKAIARLEEIAADRAGDGQVDIAVHHLAAPERAAALADRLRERVPGLVDLHVSEVGAVIGAHTGPGLLAVVVSPR encoded by the coding sequence ATGTCCCGCCATGTCGCGATCGTGACCGATTCCACGGCCTACCTGCCGCAGCAGACGTTGGCGCGGCACAACATCACAGCGGTGCCGCTGACCGTGGTGCTCGGCGACCGCGCCCTGGAGGACGGCACGGAGACCTCGGCACGTGCCCTGGCGCTGGCCCTGCAGAAGCGGCGTTCGGTGACCACGTCCCGGCCCAGCCCCGAGGTGTTCGCCACCGCCTACCGGGCGGCCGCCGACGCGGGAGCGAGCGAAATCGTTTCGCTCCATCTGTCGTCCGAGTTCTCCGGCACCTACGACGCCGCCGTGCTGGCGGCGCGGGACGCACCCGTCCCGGTCCGCGTGGTCGACACCGGCATGGTCGCGATGGCCCTCGGCTTCTGTGCGCTCTCCGCGGCCGAGACGGCGGGGTCGGGGGGGACGCTGGACGAGGCGGTGGCGGCCGCGGAGAAGTGCGCTGGGGGGATGTCCGCGTACTTCTACGTGGACACGCTGGACTATCTCCGCCGCGGGGGCAGGATCGGCGCCGCACAGGCACTGCTCGGCTCGGCCCTCGCGGTGAAGCCGTTGCTGCAACTCGACGGCGGCCGTATCGAGATGCTGGAGAAGGTACGGACGGCCACGAAGGCGATCGCCAGGCTGGAGGAGATCGCCGCCGACCGGGCGGGGGACGGTCAGGTGGACATCGCGGTGCACCATCTGGCGGCGCCCGAGCGGGCGGCCGCGCTCGCCGACCGACTGAGGGAACGGGTGCCGGGCCTGGTGGACCTGCACGTCAGCGAGGTCGGCGCGGTCATCGGCGCGCACACCGGGCCGGGTCTCCTCGCGGTCGTGGTCTCGCCCCGCTGA
- the leuS gene encoding leucine--tRNA ligase — translation MTETNSSPAAASAGGPSSEVAAAHRYTAAMAADIEARWQDFWDADGTYDAPNPVGELAGDPALVARPKKFIMDMFPYPSGTGLHVGHPLGYIATDVYARHQRMTGHNVLHTLGFDAFGLPAEQFAVQTGTHPRASTEANMENMKSQLRRLGLGHDRRRSFATIDPEYYKWTQWIFVQIFNSWYDQDAQKARPIAELAAQFESGERPVPGGRAWSALSAVERADLLSEYRLAYASDAPVNWCPGLGTVLANEEVTADGRSERGNFPVFKAKLRQWNMRITAYADRLLSDLDALDWPEAIKLQQRNWIGRSEGARVDFAVGGGSDPITVFTTRQDTLFGATYTVLAPEHELISGEKSIVPDAWPEGTHDVWTGGHATPADAVAAYRAFAASKSDVERQADAKEKTGVFTGAYAVNPVSGEQVPVFIADYVLMGYGTGAIMAVPAHDSRDFAFARAFELPMRCVVEPSDDRGTDPATWDEAFGSYDAKLVNSTGEGISLDGLGVVEAKERITEWLAARGAGEGTVNFRLRDWLFSRQRYWGEPFPIVYDEDGIAHPLPESMLPLELPEVDDYSPRTFDADDADTSPETPLSRNEDWVNVELDLGLGDGVKKYRRETNTMPNWAGSCWYELRYLDPHNSEKLVDPAIEQYWMGPREGQPHGGVDLYVGGAEHAVLHLLYARFWSKVLFDLGHISSVEPFHKLYNQGMIQAFVYRDSRGIAVPAAEVEERDGAFWFEGEKVSRVLGKMGKSLKNAVTPDEICAEYGADTLRLYEMAMGPLDVSRPWDTRAVVGQYRLLQRLWRNVVDEETGAAGVTDTEPGEDTLRALHKAIDGVGHDMAGLRFNTAIAKVTELNNYLTKAGGPVPRTVAERLVLLVAPLAPHIAEELWRRLGHTESVVHQDFPVADPAYVVDETVTCVVQVKGKVKARLEISPSISDEDLEKLALTDPGVVAALGGAGIRKVIVRAPKLVNIVPA, via the coding sequence ATGACCGAGACGAATTCTTCCCCCGCTGCCGCAAGCGCGGGAGGGCCCTCCTCCGAGGTGGCCGCAGCGCACCGTTACACGGCTGCCATGGCCGCCGACATCGAGGCACGCTGGCAGGACTTCTGGGACGCCGACGGCACGTACGACGCACCGAACCCGGTCGGTGAGCTGGCGGGCGACCCGGCACTGGTGGCCCGGCCCAAGAAGTTCATCATGGACATGTTCCCGTACCCGTCGGGCACCGGCCTGCACGTCGGCCACCCGCTGGGCTACATCGCCACGGACGTCTACGCCAGGCACCAGCGGATGACCGGCCACAACGTCCTGCACACCCTGGGCTTCGACGCCTTCGGGCTGCCGGCCGAGCAGTTCGCCGTACAGACCGGCACCCACCCGCGGGCCTCCACCGAGGCCAACATGGAGAACATGAAGTCCCAGCTGCGCAGGCTGGGGCTGGGCCACGACAGGCGGCGGTCGTTCGCGACGATCGACCCCGAGTACTACAAGTGGACCCAGTGGATCTTCGTCCAGATCTTCAACTCCTGGTACGACCAGGACGCCCAGAAGGCCAGGCCGATCGCCGAACTGGCCGCCCAGTTCGAGAGCGGTGAGCGCCCGGTCCCCGGCGGCCGTGCGTGGAGCGCGCTGTCCGCGGTGGAACGCGCCGACCTGCTGAGCGAGTACCGGCTGGCGTACGCGTCGGACGCACCGGTCAACTGGTGCCCCGGCCTGGGCACCGTCCTGGCGAACGAGGAAGTGACCGCCGACGGCCGCTCGGAGCGCGGCAACTTCCCCGTCTTCAAGGCGAAGCTGCGCCAGTGGAACATGCGCATCACCGCGTACGCCGACCGGCTGCTGTCCGACCTGGACGCACTGGACTGGCCCGAAGCGATCAAGCTGCAGCAGCGGAACTGGATCGGCCGCTCCGAGGGCGCCCGCGTCGACTTCGCGGTGGGCGGGGGATCCGACCCCATCACGGTCTTCACCACCCGCCAGGACACCCTGTTCGGCGCGACCTACACGGTGCTGGCGCCCGAGCACGAGCTGATCTCCGGCGAGAAGTCGATCGTGCCGGACGCCTGGCCCGAGGGCACGCACGACGTGTGGACCGGCGGTCACGCGACCCCGGCCGATGCCGTCGCCGCGTACCGCGCCTTCGCCGCGTCGAAGTCGGACGTCGAGCGGCAGGCCGACGCGAAGGAGAAGACCGGCGTCTTCACCGGCGCGTACGCGGTCAACCCGGTCAGCGGCGAGCAGGTTCCCGTCTTCATCGCCGACTACGTACTGATGGGGTACGGCACCGGCGCGATCATGGCCGTCCCGGCGCACGACAGCCGTGACTTCGCCTTCGCGCGCGCCTTCGAGCTGCCGATGCGCTGTGTCGTCGAGCCGTCCGACGACCGCGGCACCGACCCGGCCACCTGGGACGAGGCCTTCGGCTCGTACGACGCGAAGCTGGTCAACTCCACCGGTGAGGGCATCTCCCTGGACGGCCTGGGCGTCGTCGAGGCCAAGGAGCGGATCACCGAGTGGCTGGCCGCGCGCGGAGCCGGCGAGGGCACGGTCAACTTCCGGCTGCGCGACTGGCTGTTCAGCCGCCAGCGCTACTGGGGCGAGCCCTTCCCGATCGTGTACGACGAGGACGGCATCGCGCACCCGCTGCCCGAGTCGATGCTGCCGCTGGAACTGCCCGAGGTGGACGACTACTCGCCGCGCACCTTCGACGCGGACGACGCGGACACCTCGCCGGAGACCCCGCTGTCCCGCAACGAGGACTGGGTCAACGTCGAGCTGGACCTGGGGCTGGGCGACGGTGTCAAGAAGTACCGCCGCGAGACCAACACCATGCCGAACTGGGCCGGTTCCTGCTGGTACGAGCTGCGCTACCTGGACCCGCACAACAGCGAGAAGCTGGTCGACCCGGCCATCGAGCAGTACTGGATGGGCCCGCGCGAGGGCCAGCCGCACGGTGGCGTCGACCTGTACGTCGGCGGCGCCGAGCACGCCGTACTGCACCTGCTGTACGCGCGGTTCTGGTCCAAGGTGCTGTTCGACCTGGGGCACATCTCGTCGGTCGAGCCGTTCCACAAGCTGTACAACCAGGGCATGATCCAGGCGTTCGTCTACCGCGACAGCCGCGGGATCGCGGTGCCCGCGGCCGAGGTCGAGGAGCGGGACGGGGCGTTCTGGTTCGAGGGCGAGAAGGTGAGCCGCGTCCTGGGCAAGATGGGCAAGTCCCTGAAGAACGCGGTCACTCCGGACGAGATCTGCGCGGAGTACGGCGCGGACACCCTGCGCCTGTACGAGATGGCCATGGGCCCGCTGGACGTCTCACGGCCGTGGGACACCCGCGCGGTGGTCGGCCAGTACCGGCTGCTGCAGCGGCTGTGGCGCAACGTGGTGGACGAGGAGACCGGCGCGGCCGGTGTCACCGACACCGAGCCCGGTGAGGACACGCTGCGCGCGCTGCACAAGGCGATCGACGGCGTCGGCCACGACATGGCGGGCCTGCGGTTCAACACCGCCATCGCCAAGGTCACCGAGCTGAACAACTACCTGACCAAGGCGGGCGGCCCGGTGCCGCGCACGGTGGCCGAGCGGCTGGTGCTGCTGGTCGCCCCGCTGGCGCCGCACATCGCCGAGGAGCTGTGGCGCAGGCTGGGACACACCGAGTCCGTGGTGCACCAGGACTTCCCGGTGGCGGACCCGGCGTACGTCGTGGACGAGACCGTGACGTGTGTCGTGCAGGTCAAGGGCAAGGTCAAGGCGCGGCTGGAGATCTCCCCGTCGATCTCGGACGAGGACCTGGAGAAGCTGGCGCTGACGGACCCGGGTGTGGTCGCGGCGCTGGGCGGGGCCGGGATCCGCAAGGTGATCGTGCGGGCACCGAAGCTGGTGAACATCGTTCCGGCCTGA
- a CDS encoding pyridoxamine 5'-phosphate oxidase family protein — protein MTNREPARSRQQRRQDTLGRLEQDVDCWVATAAADGEPCLVPLSFVWHEESVVVCTRRTNPTGVNLVRDGRAKVTLGHTRDVVLIEGEGELLTDDRRTAAADAFTAKLTWDPRTEKGYVYLRITPKAVQAWREVNEIAGRDLMRDGTWLD, from the coding sequence ATGACGAACCGGGAACCGGCGCGCAGTCGGCAGCAACGACGGCAGGACACCCTCGGACGACTGGAGCAGGACGTCGACTGCTGGGTGGCAACGGCAGCCGCGGACGGCGAACCGTGCCTCGTTCCCCTGTCGTTCGTGTGGCACGAGGAGAGCGTGGTGGTCTGCACCCGGCGTACCAACCCGACCGGGGTCAATCTGGTACGCGACGGACGGGCGAAGGTGACGCTCGGCCACACCCGGGACGTGGTGCTCATCGAGGGCGAGGGCGAACTGCTGACGGACGACAGACGCACGGCGGCGGCCGACGCCTTCACGGCGAAGCTCACCTGGGACCCGCGCACCGAGAAGGGATACGTGTATCTGCGCATCACCCCGAAGGCGGTCCAGGCCTGGCGCGAGGTGAACGAGATCGCCGGCCGCGACCTGATGCGTGACGGCACCTGGCTCGACTGA
- a CDS encoding helix-hairpin-helix domain-containing protein: MGAGGRPAAGAPGGDVPGGGALDCGALDGDASGGGAPGSDASLGAISGGDPATGRVGAAVARAGEALRERLPLWVQARCGLTPRTLIALAVVLVVAAALAAQHFWSGRPHPVQAPEVVSAGLPAGPRTADGEQPSGPRPSPGPPPPAGPLPSPGAGPAQAGATAARIVVDVSGKVRRPGIQRLPAGSRVTDALRAAGGVKDGTDTSGLNQARVLTDGEQVVVGGPPVPASSAGGGTGGAAGGPGAPAASTTGPVSLSSATVEQLDTLPGVGPVLAQHIVDYRTEHGGFTSVDELRQVTGIGDRRFSDLQPLVRP; encoded by the coding sequence GTGGGTGCGGGCGGTCGGCCGGCTGCTGGTGCGCCGGGCGGTGATGTGCCGGGGGGCGGTGCGCTGGATTGTGGTGCGCTGGATGGTGATGCGTCGGGTGGTGGTGCGCCGGGCAGTGATGCGTCGCTCGGCGCGATCAGCGGTGGTGACCCCGCTACCGGCCGGGTGGGCGCGGCGGTGGCCCGGGCGGGGGAGGCCCTGCGGGAGCGGCTGCCGCTCTGGGTGCAGGCGCGCTGCGGGCTGACCCCCAGGACGCTGATCGCGCTCGCGGTCGTGCTCGTCGTGGCGGCAGCTCTCGCCGCCCAGCACTTCTGGTCCGGGCGGCCGCATCCCGTTCAGGCCCCCGAAGTGGTCAGCGCGGGTCTGCCCGCAGGACCACGGACCGCCGACGGGGAGCAGCCGTCCGGGCCCCGCCCGTCCCCCGGACCGCCCCCGCCCGCGGGGCCTCTGCCGTCCCCGGGGGCGGGTCCCGCGCAAGCCGGGGCGACCGCCGCGCGGATCGTCGTCGATGTGAGCGGCAAGGTCCGGCGGCCGGGAATCCAGCGGCTGCCCGCCGGATCGCGGGTGACCGACGCGTTGCGAGCGGCGGGAGGGGTGAAGGACGGCACGGACACCTCGGGGCTCAACCAGGCGCGGGTGCTCACGGACGGCGAACAGGTGGTCGTCGGCGGCCCGCCCGTACCGGCGTCCTCCGCAGGGGGAGGCACCGGCGGCGCTGCGGGCGGACCCGGCGCCCCCGCCGCGTCCACCACGGGGCCGGTCAGCCTCAGCAGCGCCACCGTGGAGCAGTTGGACACGCTTCCCGGCGTCGGCCCCGTCCTGGCGCAGCACATCGTCGACTACCGCACGGAGCACGGCGGTTTCACATCGGTCGATGAGCTCCGGCAGGTCACCGGCATCGGTGACCGGCGATTCTCCGACCTTCAGCCCCTTGTACGGCCATGA
- the holA gene encoding DNA polymerase III subunit delta — translation MIRKQSQQDSPDNPLVPLTLAVGQEDLLLDRAVQQVVAAARAADADTDVRDLTSDQLQPGTLAELTSPSLFAERKVVIVRNAQDLSADTIKDVKDYLGAPAEEITLVLLHAGGAKGKGLLDAARKAGAREIACPKTTKPAERLSFVRSEFRALGRSATPEACQALVDSIGSDLRELASAVSQLVADVEGTIDEAVVGRYYTGRAEASSFTIADRAVEGRAADALEALRWSLSTGVAPVLITSALAQGVRAIGKLSSARGGRPADLARELGMPPWKIDRVRQQMRGWTPDGVAVALRAVAAADAGVKGGGDDPEYELERAVVTVARAARMRR, via the coding sequence ATGATCCGGAAACAGAGTCAGCAGGACTCCCCAGACAACCCACTCGTGCCGCTCACCCTCGCCGTGGGGCAGGAGGACCTGCTGCTCGACCGTGCCGTTCAGCAGGTGGTCGCCGCCGCCCGCGCGGCCGACGCCGACACCGACGTCCGTGATCTCACGTCCGACCAGCTCCAGCCGGGCACCCTCGCCGAGCTGACCAGCCCCTCGCTCTTCGCGGAGCGCAAGGTCGTCATCGTGCGGAACGCACAGGATCTCTCCGCCGACACGATCAAGGACGTCAAGGACTACCTCGGCGCCCCGGCCGAGGAGATCACCCTGGTGCTCCTCCATGCCGGGGGCGCCAAGGGCAAAGGGCTGCTCGACGCCGCGCGCAAGGCCGGCGCACGCGAGATCGCCTGCCCGAAGACGACCAAACCGGCTGAGCGGCTCTCCTTCGTACGGTCGGAGTTCCGGGCCCTGGGCCGTTCCGCGACCCCCGAGGCGTGCCAGGCACTGGTCGACTCCATCGGCAGCGACCTGCGGGAGCTCGCGAGCGCCGTCTCCCAGCTCGTCGCGGATGTCGAGGGCACGATCGACGAGGCGGTCGTCGGGCGGTACTACACGGGGCGGGCCGAGGCCTCCAGCTTCACGATCGCCGACCGGGCCGTCGAAGGGCGCGCGGCGGACGCACTGGAGGCGCTGCGCTGGTCGCTGTCGACCGGCGTCGCCCCCGTGCTGATCACCAGTGCCCTGGCGCAGGGTGTCCGCGCCATCGGCAAGCTCTCGTCGGCCCGCGGCGGGCGCCCCGCCGATCTCGCGCGTGAGCTGGGCATGCCCCCGTGGAAGATCGACCGGGTACGGCAGCAGATGCGCGGCTGGACGCCCGACGGGGTCGCGGTCGCGCTGCGTGCCGTCGCGGCGGCGGACGCCGGGGTCAAGGGCGGCGGCGACGACCCGGAGTACGAACTGGAGCGGGCCGTGGTCACCGTGGCACGGGCCGCCCGGATGCGGCGCTGA
- a CDS encoding ComEC/Rec2 family competence protein has protein sequence MTRAAVHAASGHRLGAADPRQEGPADLRLVAPALAAWIAAALSVGVPGWWAFSLTAACLCTAAVAVAVARGRGRGSAGGGAARPGGWLNVTAAAAALLCAAAGAASGGLHAADVRRGPLPQLARQSARVTVELTVTSDPRPTRPRVRGDHATRPSVVLDADVTRVRAPDGTTSTVRTPVLVIAHSAEWQRLLPTTRLRLSARPQPPLSGDRRIAAVLSAEGSRPPQVIGAPTGVQRLAGHLRAGLREASEGLAPDARALLPGLVVGDTSRVPPDLSDAFRTTDLTHLLAVSGSNLTLVLALLIGPPGTALRAERGGLAPRLGIPLRTTALLGGALTLAFVIVCRPDPSVLRAAACGLVTLLAIGTGRRRSLIPALAAAVLLLVLYDPWLARSYGFLLSVLATGALLTIGPRWSAALRRHGVPPRLAEVIAAAAAAQAVCAPVIVLLASRVGLVAIPCNLLAELAVGPATVLGFAALGVAPLSSAAATVLAHCAGWPAGWIAAVARRGAALPGAEIDWPGGWPGALLLAAVTVALAAAAPRARRHPWVSGACALLLLLAVVRPAPLTRIVTGWPPPGWKYAMCDVGQGDATVLATGAGTAVVIDTGPDPRLVDRCLRALGVTRIPLLLLTHFHADHVAGLPGVLRGRTVGAIETTNLQDPPDQSASVRREAAAARVPLVRAGPGEQRRVGQLSWQVLWPPAAPAPVTDGPNDASVTLLVRTAGLTLLLPGDLEPPAQQALLRAYPAFPPVDVLKVAHHGSAYQDPALLRAVRPRLALISCGQDNPYGHPAPRTVASLRAGGATVLRTDTDGSIAVTGTGPALRAIPAGR, from the coding sequence ATGACGCGCGCGGCAGTTCACGCGGCATCCGGCCATCGGCTCGGAGCGGCCGATCCCCGTCAGGAGGGCCCCGCCGACCTGCGGCTGGTGGCGCCCGCCCTGGCGGCCTGGATCGCGGCGGCTCTGTCCGTGGGGGTCCCGGGGTGGTGGGCCTTCTCTCTCACGGCCGCCTGCCTCTGCACGGCGGCGGTGGCGGTGGCGGTGGCACGGGGGCGTGGCCGCGGCTCAGCCGGAGGAGGAGCCGCCCGGCCGGGAGGGTGGCTGAACGTGACAGCGGCGGCCGCCGCCCTGTTGTGTGCCGCCGCGGGCGCCGCGTCCGGCGGGCTGCACGCGGCCGACGTCCGGCGCGGGCCCCTGCCCCAGCTGGCACGTCAGTCGGCCCGGGTCACGGTGGAGTTGACCGTCACATCCGATCCCCGCCCGACGCGCCCCCGGGTCCGGGGCGATCACGCGACCCGCCCATCTGTCGTCCTGGACGCCGATGTGACACGGGTACGGGCCCCGGACGGGACGACGTCCACCGTCCGCACGCCCGTCCTGGTGATCGCCCACTCGGCCGAGTGGCAGCGGCTGCTGCCGACCACCCGGCTGCGGCTGAGCGCCCGACCGCAACCCCCGCTCTCCGGCGACCGGCGCATCGCGGCCGTGCTCAGTGCGGAAGGCAGCCGGCCACCTCAGGTCATCGGGGCGCCGACCGGGGTGCAGCGTCTGGCGGGGCACCTGCGCGCCGGGCTGCGCGAAGCGAGCGAAGGGCTCGCCCCGGACGCCCGGGCGCTGCTCCCCGGGCTGGTGGTGGGTGACACCTCCCGGGTCCCGCCCGACCTCTCCGACGCCTTCAGGACCACCGATCTCACCCACCTGCTGGCGGTGTCGGGCAGCAACCTCACCCTTGTCCTGGCGTTGCTGATCGGTCCGCCGGGCACCGCGCTGCGGGCGGAGAGAGGCGGACTCGCGCCACGGCTCGGGATCCCGCTGCGGACGACGGCCTTGCTGGGCGGGGCTCTCACGCTGGCCTTCGTGATCGTGTGCCGACCGGACCCGAGCGTGCTGCGGGCCGCTGCCTGCGGGCTGGTCACCCTGCTCGCGATCGGTACCGGCCGCCGCAGATCACTCATCCCTGCGCTGGCCGCCGCAGTCCTGCTGCTGGTGCTGTACGACCCCTGGCTGGCCCGCAGTTACGGCTTCCTGCTCTCGGTCCTCGCTACCGGCGCCCTGCTCACGATCGGACCGCGCTGGAGCGCCGCACTGCGGCGGCACGGGGTACCGCCGAGGCTCGCCGAGGTCATCGCTGCCGCAGCCGCCGCACAGGCGGTGTGCGCGCCCGTGATCGTCCTGCTGGCGTCCCGTGTCGGGCTGGTGGCCATCCCCTGCAATCTCCTCGCCGAACTCGCGGTGGGACCCGCGACGGTCCTCGGCTTCGCCGCCCTCGGCGTCGCTCCGCTGTCGAGCGCGGCCGCCACCGTGCTGGCCCACTGCGCCGGGTGGCCGGCCGGCTGGATCGCCGCCGTGGCCCGGCGCGGCGCCGCACTGCCCGGCGCGGAGATCGACTGGCCCGGTGGGTGGCCCGGCGCACTGCTGCTCGCAGCGGTCACCGTCGCGCTCGCGGCTGCGGCCCCCAGAGCGCGGCGCCACCCATGGGTCAGCGGGGCCTGCGCCCTCCTGCTGCTGCTCGCGGTCGTCCGGCCCGCCCCGCTCACCCGCATCGTCACGGGCTGGCCGCCGCCCGGGTGGAAGTACGCGATGTGCGACGTGGGACAGGGCGACGCGACGGTGCTCGCGACCGGTGCGGGGACGGCCGTCGTGATCGACACGGGTCCCGACCCCCGCCTGGTCGACCGCTGTCTCCGGGCTCTCGGCGTGACCCGCATCCCGCTGCTCCTGCTCACCCACTTCCATGCCGACCATGTCGCCGGTCTGCCCGGGGTGCTGCGCGGCCGGACGGTCGGCGCGATCGAGACGACGAACCTCCAGGACCCACCGGACCAGAGCGCGTCCGTACGACGCGAGGCAGCCGCGGCGCGGGTCCCCCTCGTCCGGGCGGGACCGGGGGAGCAGCGCCGTGTCGGACAGCTGAGCTGGCAGGTGCTGTGGCCCCCCGCCGCACCGGCTCCCGTCACCGACGGGCCGAACGACGCCAGCGTCACCCTGCTGGTCCGCACCGCGGGGCTGACCCTGCTGCTGCCGGGTGATCTCGAACCGCCCGCCCAACAGGCGCTGTTGCGGGCCTACCCGGCCTTCCCGCCGGTGGACGTGCTCAAGGTGGCCCACCACGGCTCGGCCTACCAGGACCCGGCACTGCTGCGTGCGGTGCGCCCCCGGCTCGCCCTGATCTCCTGCGGCCAGGACAACCCTTACGGCCACCCGGCACCGCGTACGGTCGCGTCCCTCCGGGCGGGCGGCGCCACGGTGTTGCGCACGGACACGGACGGCTCCATCGCGGTGACGGGTACGGGACCTGCGCTGCGGGCGATACCGGCGGGCCGGTGA
- a CDS encoding YceI family protein gives MFSRWFGNRSQAGAGRSGGPLSGLTLPAHAGVLSCRVLDPVNEPVQQAEFVLTDTMGRRTVGGETDPYGSLFATVPPGEYRLAVTAEGFTPFHGGATVTEGDHSGLGDVTLQVAQPPALPEPGEWEIEPTHSQISFTARHIGLARINGRFNTFAGAVRIADHMEQSAMHVIIDAASIDTNVQMRDDHLRSGDFLDVARFPTMEFYSERFVHRGGSRWGVTGALTLHGVSRTVTLDTQYLGLGNGMEGEVRAACRATTELHRDDFTMRWQTMLARGIAAVGNSITIDLDVQIVKKKTA, from the coding sequence GTGTTCAGCCGTTGGTTTGGTAACCGGTCGCAGGCCGGCGCGGGACGCAGTGGTGGTCCCCTCAGCGGACTGACGTTGCCCGCTCACGCGGGTGTGCTCAGCTGCCGGGTGCTCGACCCGGTCAACGAGCCGGTCCAGCAGGCGGAGTTCGTCCTCACGGACACCATGGGCCGCAGAACGGTCGGCGGCGAGACCGATCCGTACGGCTCCCTGTTCGCGACCGTGCCCCCGGGCGAGTACCGGCTGGCCGTCACCGCCGAGGGCTTCACCCCCTTCCACGGCGGCGCCACCGTCACCGAGGGCGACCACTCCGGACTGGGCGATGTCACGCTCCAGGTTGCTCAGCCCCCCGCGCTGCCGGAACCGGGCGAGTGGGAGATCGAGCCGACCCACTCGCAGATCAGCTTCACCGCCCGCCATATCGGTCTGGCCCGTATCAACGGCCGTTTCAACACCTTCGCGGGTGCGGTCAGGATCGCGGACCACATGGAGCAGTCCGCGATGCACGTCATCATCGACGCGGCGTCCATCGACACCAACGTCCAGATGCGTGACGACCATCTGCGCTCGGGAGACTTTCTCGATGTGGCGCGCTTTCCGACGATGGAGTTCTACAGCGAGCGCTTCGTGCACCGCGGCGGCAGCCGCTGGGGCGTGACCGGCGCGCTCACCCTGCACGGCGTCAGCCGCACCGTCACGCTCGACACGCAGTACCTGGGCCTCGGCAACGGCATGGAGGGGGAGGTGCGTGCCGCCTGCCGCGCCACCACCGAGCTGCACCGTGACGACTTCACCATGCGCTGGCAGACCATGCTGGCCCGCGGTATCGCCGCGGTCGGCAACAGCATCACCATCGACCTGGACGTCCAGATCGTGAAGAAGAAAACAGCCTGA
- a CDS encoding arylamine N-acetyltransferase translates to MDRPLDKESDTPLDREPGTPPETRPEPVWVAAYLQRIGARRPAAPDSAALRELQLRHLRTVPFENLSIHRGEDTVLADAPLIDKIAGARRGGICYELNGAFAALLRALGFRVTLLQARVHSADGGLGIPYDHLALRVEAADGTGPWLADVGFGDHSHHPLLLGVRGGQQDPAGTFRIAGAADGDLDVVRDGKPQYRLEQRPRELADFEAGAWYHRTSPASHFTRSLICSRLSDDGRITLSGRKLITTVRGERHEQDLPGDAAVLAAYRDHFGLEFDRVPVRNHVST, encoded by the coding sequence ATGGACAGACCGCTGGACAAGGAGTCGGACACACCGCTGGACAGGGAGCCCGGGACACCGCCCGAGACCCGGCCGGAGCCCGTGTGGGTGGCCGCGTACCTCCAGCGCATCGGGGCCCGCCGTCCGGCCGCACCGGACTCAGCGGCTCTCCGCGAGTTGCAGCTGCGGCATCTGCGGACGGTGCCGTTCGAGAACCTCTCCATCCACCGGGGCGAGGACACCGTGCTCGCTGACGCACCGCTCATCGACAAGATCGCCGGTGCCCGGCGTGGTGGTATCTGCTACGAACTCAACGGCGCCTTCGCGGCGTTGCTGCGGGCCCTGGGTTTCCGGGTGACGCTGCTTCAGGCCCGTGTGCACAGCGCCGACGGCGGGCTGGGTATCCCGTACGACCACCTCGCCCTGCGGGTGGAGGCGGCCGACGGCACCGGGCCCTGGCTCGCCGACGTCGGGTTCGGCGACCACAGCCACCACCCGCTGCTGCTCGGGGTGCGGGGAGGCCAGCAGGACCCCGCAGGCACGTTCCGGATCGCGGGTGCGGCCGACGGCGACCTCGACGTCGTACGGGACGGGAAGCCGCAGTACCGGCTGGAGCAACGACCGCGCGAGCTGGCCGACTTCGAGGCCGGGGCCTGGTACCACCGGACCTCGCCCGCCTCCCACTTCACCCGGTCGCTGATCTGCTCGCGGCTCAGCGACGACGGCCGGATCACGCTCAGCGGCAGAAAGCTGATCACTACCGTGCGCGGCGAGCGGCACGAGCAGGATCTGCCGGGCGACGCGGCCGTTCTCGCGGCCTACCGCGACCACTTCGGGCTGGAATTCGACCGGGTACCTGTACGTAATCACGTAAGCACGTAA